A region of Planktomarina temperata RCA23 DNA encodes the following proteins:
- a CDS encoding LysM peptidoglycan-binding domain-containing protein, whose translation MSSIDKKNVTAKSRNTAALVAGVIGLICLWWFYPQIRAALDPVREVPSAQDPAAPAPAQSDAEPEAAADGETDTAKPPAQDTAAAPDAATAEAAPEETASESSSAEAATDTPAEPLSSQLSAPRFDVVRIEDDGSALIAGQADGRGHVILSVDGVEQAEARADLSGTGQFVIFAFLPSTGDQQSLKLHLYAEDGSGPVVSAQTVFVAPATAAAAATDSTAALVQEEVTVSESPETAAETDTETETDTETETGTETASTDVATPEAKADKAPATVILADEDGVRVLQDGAPSAAKPAVTIDTISYSSNGDVILGGRGQAGNFVRIYLDNQFLATSKIAADGYWALELSDIEPGIYTLRVDELNAAGDVVSRAETPFKREAAEELAELMAAGTETEEPSAEGPSESAAETQVVDAEALASVEPEAADDPQPEEVVTQEEVNVQAEVAELNPQGEQSSDGGSLAVEGQPADTASVLRTPSKKFRVRTVQPGSTLWAIAKESYGAGIEYFKVFEANKERIRDPDLIYPGQVFEIPD comes from the coding sequence ATGAGTTCGATCGATAAGAAAAACGTGACCGCAAAATCGCGCAATACTGCGGCACTTGTGGCTGGGGTGATAGGTCTGATTTGTCTGTGGTGGTTTTATCCACAAATTCGCGCCGCTCTGGATCCTGTGCGCGAGGTTCCTTCCGCCCAAGACCCAGCGGCGCCCGCGCCCGCGCAGAGCGATGCTGAGCCAGAGGCCGCGGCCGATGGAGAGACAGATACTGCAAAACCGCCCGCGCAGGACACGGCCGCCGCGCCGGACGCTGCCACCGCTGAGGCCGCGCCCGAAGAGACGGCAAGTGAAAGTTCAAGCGCGGAGGCCGCCACTGATACGCCCGCTGAACCGTTGAGCAGTCAGCTGTCGGCTCCAAGGTTTGACGTTGTACGCATTGAGGATGACGGCTCCGCGCTCATTGCGGGCCAAGCAGACGGTCGCGGTCATGTGATTTTAAGCGTGGATGGGGTTGAACAGGCTGAGGCGCGCGCAGATTTGAGCGGCACCGGGCAATTTGTCATTTTCGCCTTTCTCCCGTCTACAGGTGATCAGCAGAGCCTGAAGCTACATCTTTATGCGGAGGATGGATCCGGTCCCGTTGTCTCCGCTCAAACCGTTTTCGTCGCCCCTGCGACAGCTGCCGCCGCTGCTACAGACAGCACTGCTGCGCTTGTCCAGGAGGAGGTCACTGTCTCGGAGAGCCCTGAAACCGCGGCTGAAACTGACACGGAAACTGAAACTGATACGGAAACTGAAACTGGAACTGAAACCGCTTCCACGGATGTGGCAACACCAGAGGCTAAAGCGGATAAAGCTCCAGCAACGGTCATTCTCGCTGATGAAGATGGCGTACGGGTGTTGCAAGATGGCGCGCCCAGTGCGGCCAAACCTGCGGTCACAATCGACACAATTTCCTATAGCTCAAACGGGGACGTGATATTAGGCGGGCGTGGTCAAGCCGGCAATTTCGTTCGAATTTATCTGGACAATCAATTTCTTGCCACAAGTAAAATTGCCGCCGATGGCTATTGGGCTTTGGAGCTTAGCGATATTGAACCTGGTATTTACACGCTTCGGGTTGATGAGTTGAACGCAGCTGGCGATGTGGTGTCGCGCGCTGAAACGCCGTTCAAACGTGAGGCTGCTGAAGAATTGGCCGAGTTGATGGCGGCGGGCACCGAGACCGAGGAACCGAGCGCCGAGGGGCCGTCAGAGAGTGCAGCCGAAACCCAAGTGGTGGATGCGGAGGCGCTGGCCTCTGTGGAGCCCGAAGCTGCCGATGACCCGCAACCCGAAGAGGTTGTGACACAAGAAGAGGTTAATGTTCAGGCTGAAGTGGCTGAGCTGAATCCACAGGGTGAGCAAAGCTCAGATGGGGGAAGTCTGGCGGTCGAGGGACAGCCTGCCGATACCGCATCAGTCTTGCGCACACCATCCAAGAAATTCCGGGTGCGAACCGTGCAACCAGGATCCACGCTCTGGGCCATTGCCAAAGAAAGCTACGGTGCAGGTATTGAGTATTTCAAGGTCTTTGAGGCCAATAAAGAACGTATCCGTGACCCGGATTTGATTTATCCCGGCCAGGTGTTCGAAATTCCAGACTAA
- a CDS encoding TIGR00730 family Rossman fold protein encodes MGNNPAFEQAARDLGNVLAKNTWRLVYGAGDIGLMGAVANGAQAAGAATFGVMPEHLMQTEIGKRDVDRFIITDDMHSRKKLMFINSDAVVLLPGGAGSLDEFFEVLTWAQLGLHSRPIIVANIEGYWQPMLDMVDHVIASGFADASLRSLFCVTQTVDEIEAVLRSALNTASQ; translated from the coding sequence ATGGGAAATAATCCTGCTTTTGAGCAGGCGGCAAGAGATTTAGGTAACGTCTTGGCAAAAAATACCTGGCGCCTCGTCTATGGTGCAGGCGATATCGGCTTAATGGGTGCAGTGGCCAATGGCGCGCAGGCCGCTGGCGCTGCCACTTTTGGCGTAATGCCAGAGCACCTGATGCAAACGGAAATTGGCAAGCGCGATGTGGATCGTTTCATTATCACGGACGATATGCACAGCCGCAAAAAATTGATGTTCATCAACAGCGATGCAGTGGTGCTGCTACCGGGTGGGGCGGGCTCATTGGATGAATTTTTTGAAGTCCTGACCTGGGCGCAATTGGGCTTGCACAGCAGGCCGATCATCGTTGCCAATATCGAGGGCTATTGGCAACCCATGCTTGATATGGTGGATCACGTGATTGCCTCGGGCTTCGCCGATGCCAGTTTGCGGAGCTTATTTTGTGTGACTCAAACCGTGGATGAGATCGAGGCCGTTTTGCGCTCGGCCCTAAACACAGCCAGCCAATAA
- the rarD gene encoding EamA family transporter RarD: protein MTQFAKGTLAMVVACLAWGLSPLYYALFQAIDPAEILAHRTLWSVVTFVTLLVLSGRTRQALHVVRQPRTMGLILLAGVMIAINWYVFIFSVSVGRVTESSLGYYIFPLVMVLLGFVAFRETLSALQWVAIALACVAVLVLTIGLGAAPWLALMISFSFGIYGLLKRIIKVDSVVSVTLEVVLLLPFSLGYLYWFSDLPDPKTLFALMFSGLITAGPLVLMTYATQRVPMATVGLVQYLNPILQYFCAIVILGELITGWHVIAIALIWIALVFYWLAVFRAERKTASISSTV, encoded by the coding sequence ATGACACAATTCGCAAAAGGCACGCTTGCGATGGTTGTGGCCTGTCTCGCCTGGGGCCTGTCACCGCTATATTACGCGCTGTTCCAAGCCATCGATCCTGCGGAGATCTTGGCCCATCGCACGCTGTGGTCGGTTGTGACCTTTGTCACATTGCTTGTTCTGTCGGGACGAACCAGGCAGGCTTTGCATGTTGTCAGGCAGCCCAGAACCATGGGCCTTATTCTCTTGGCCGGCGTGATGATTGCCATCAATTGGTATGTGTTCATCTTTTCTGTCAGCGTGGGGCGGGTCACGGAATCTTCTTTGGGCTATTACATCTTTCCGCTCGTCATGGTCTTGTTGGGATTTGTGGCCTTTCGTGAAACCCTATCGGCGTTGCAATGGGTCGCGATTGCTTTGGCCTGCGTGGCTGTGCTGGTTTTGACCATTGGCCTGGGTGCGGCGCCCTGGTTGGCTTTGATGATCTCTTTTAGCTTCGGAATTTATGGCCTGCTCAAACGGATCATTAAAGTGGATTCGGTGGTCTCGGTCACGCTCGAGGTGGTGTTATTGCTGCCGTTTTCTTTGGGGTATTTGTATTGGTTTTCTGATCTTCCAGACCCGAAAACGCTTTTCGCGCTCATGTTTTCGGGGCTGATTACCGCCGGACCTCTTGTGCTCATGACCTATGCAACGCAGCGGGTTCCGATGGCGACTGTCGGATTGGTGCAATATCTCAATCCGATCTTGCAATACTTCTGCGCGATTGTGATTTTGGGTGAGCTGATCACGGGCTGGCATGTCATTGCCATTGCCCTGATCTGGATAGCTTTGGTCTTTTATTGGCTGGCTGTGTTTAGGGCCGAGCGCAAAACGGCCTCGATCTCATCCACGGTTTGA
- a CDS encoding superoxide dismutase — translation MAFTLPDLPYAHDALASKGMSAETLEFHHDLHHNAYVTNGNAAIAGTEWEGKSLEEIIVGTYDASSVAQNGIFNNISQLWNHNQFWEMMGPGESKMPGELESALVENFGSVADFKSAFSAAGAGQFGSGWCWLVKNADGSLAVTKTENGVNPLCFGQTALLGCDVWEHSYYIDFRNKRPGYLSNFLDNLVNWENVAGRM, via the coding sequence ATGGCTTTCACACTACCTGATCTTCCCTATGCACACGACGCTTTGGCTTCTAAAGGCATGTCCGCTGAGACATTGGAATTCCACCATGACCTGCACCACAACGCCTATGTCACGAATGGCAACGCCGCCATCGCTGGCACTGAGTGGGAGGGCAAGTCGCTCGAAGAGATCATCGTCGGCACATATGATGCCTCCTCTGTGGCTCAAAACGGCATTTTCAACAACATCAGCCAATTGTGGAATCACAACCAGTTTTGGGAAATGATGGGCCCGGGCGAAAGCAAAATGCCCGGCGAATTGGAGTCTGCGTTGGTCGAAAACTTCGGCTCTGTGGCAGATTTCAAATCCGCCTTCTCAGCGGCTGGTGCCGGTCAATTCGGCTCAGGCTGGTGCTGGCTCGTGAAAAACGCCGATGGGTCTTTGGCGGTAACGAAGACGGAAAACGGCGTGAACCCATTGTGCTTTGGTCAAACTGCGCTGCTCGGATGTGATGTGTGGGAGCATTCCTATTACATTGATTTCCGCAACAAACGCCCAGGTTATCTGTCAAACTTCCTCGACAATTTGGTCAACTGGGAAAATGTCGCAGGCCGTATGTAA
- a CDS encoding sarcosine oxidase subunit gamma, translated as MSEREFQGYVTIRQQSDHSMFTLRASLASSKVKAVLKTCLNVAVPKRGTYAQTGETLLAWMSPDELLIMVPKDAGGAAFAALEQALDGLHYLLADVSDARSRFTIEGGSAREVVAKLAPMDVSAAQFGVGSFARTRFAQVTGAIFVEQEDRLSLICFRSVQDYVFALLCGAAKPGSEVSAQS; from the coding sequence ATGTCTGAGCGTGAATTTCAAGGCTATGTCACCATTCGCCAGCAGAGCGATCACAGCATGTTCACCCTGCGGGCCAGTCTGGCCTCTAGCAAGGTGAAGGCAGTATTGAAAACCTGCCTGAATGTTGCGGTCCCAAAACGCGGAACCTATGCACAGACCGGTGAGACGCTTCTGGCCTGGATGTCGCCCGATGAGCTGCTGATCATGGTGCCAAAAGATGCGGGCGGCGCGGCGTTTGCCGCTTTGGAGCAGGCTTTGGACGGGCTGCATTATCTGCTCGCGGATGTCTCCGATGCCCGGTCGCGCTTCACCATCGAAGGCGGTTCGGCCCGCGAAGTGGTGGCCAAATTGGCGCCCATGGATGTCTCAGCGGCGCAGTTTGGCGTGGGCAGTTTTGCCCGCACCCGCTTTGCCCAAGTCACTGGTGCGATTTTCGTGGAGCAAGAGGACCGTTTGAGCCTAATTTGTTTCCGATCTGTGCAAGATTATGTGTTCGCGCTTTTGTGCGGCGCTGCCAAGCCAGGGTCGGAAGTGAGCGCACAGAGCTAA
- a CDS encoding sarcosine oxidase subunit alpha family protein, giving the protein MSTRLASHGRLINRAKALSFTFNGKVMSGFEGDTLAASLLANDQMLMGRSFKYHRPRGVLASGGEEPNALINLGVESGFEPNARATTTETFSGLTAASQNHFPSLEFDVGAINSKLSRFLPAGFYYKMFIHPRSFWKHIYEPIIRHSAGLGKAPKARDQDSYEHYYHHCEVMVVGGGIAGLQAARSAAATGVRVLLVEQTAHWGGRAPVDGVTIDGLAAEDWVAQTLAELAACDNVVIRNRTQGSGVYDHGYALAYERIADHTPGDGRPRHRLWRVRCKQIVTATGAIERPLSFAGNDIPGVMLASAVRDYVVNFAVSPGDRTVIVTNNDDAYRTALCLLEAGLEVPLIVDARPEGGGALMEAVQAAGIRVALGRGIAKVKGGKRVTGVQICAQAGEGSVLEEVACDVVAMSGGWSPVVHLWSHCGGKLIWDADQAMFRPDPDQPPLGADGAGFVKVAGLANGHLRSAPVLEDAAEQGRAAGRAAAGKAQKAAVPAAEDAEEVALSPVWLMPQGASYALRSKAWLDFQNDVKVSDVQLAAQEGFESVEHAKRYTTLGMATDQGKLSNINGLAILSRSLNAPIPDVGTTTFRPPYTPISMASLAGEARGELFQPVRKTPMHAWHDSHGADWEPVGGWRRPYAYLRGSETVAQAVQREVINTREKLGLLDASTLGKIIVKGPDAGKFLDMMYTNMMSNLKPGRCRYGLMCSENGFLSDDGVVARIDEQTWLCHTTSGGADRIHAHMEEWLQTEWWDWKVWVVNVTEQLAQVAVVGPNARKLLEKLGGMDVSAERLPFMAWADGTIGGIDCRAYRISFSGELSYEIAVPANQGMAFWEMLMEAGAEFGAMPYGTECLHIMRAEKGFIMIGDETDGTVIPQDLGLSWAISKKKDDFLGKRAQQRSFMDNPDRWQLVGLETLDGSVLEDGAYAIAQGSNANGQGNTQGRVTSTYYSPTLGKGIAMGLVHKGPERMGEVISFTKIGASPVQAKIVSPVFYDPEGEKANV; this is encoded by the coding sequence ATGAGCACCCGTCTTGCCAGCCATGGCCGGTTAATCAACCGCGCCAAAGCGCTTTCCTTCACCTTCAATGGCAAGGTTATGTCCGGCTTTGAGGGCGATACTTTGGCGGCCTCTCTTTTGGCCAATGATCAAATGCTGATGGGCCGATCGTTCAAATATCACCGTCCGCGCGGCGTTTTGGCGTCAGGTGGCGAAGAGCCCAATGCCTTGATCAACCTGGGCGTTGAAAGCGGATTTGAACCCAATGCGCGCGCCACAACCACTGAGACATTTTCAGGTTTGACAGCCGCGTCACAAAATCATTTTCCCTCGTTGGAATTTGACGTGGGTGCAATCAATTCGAAGCTGTCGCGTTTCCTGCCGGCTGGCTTTTATTACAAGATGTTCATTCACCCGCGCTCCTTTTGGAAACATATTTATGAGCCGATCATTCGTCATTCCGCAGGTCTGGGCAAAGCGCCTAAAGCGCGTGATCAGGACAGCTATGAGCATTACTATCATCATTGCGAGGTGATGGTGGTGGGCGGCGGAATTGCCGGGCTGCAAGCGGCGCGTTCGGCGGCTGCAACCGGTGTTCGGGTTTTGCTGGTCGAGCAAACCGCGCATTGGGGCGGACGCGCGCCGGTGGATGGGGTGACCATTGATGGTCTGGCGGCGGAAGATTGGGTGGCGCAAACTTTGGCAGAGCTGGCCGCTTGCGACAATGTTGTGATCCGCAATCGCACCCAAGGCTCTGGGGTTTATGACCACGGATATGCTTTGGCCTATGAGCGCATCGCCGATCACACACCCGGGGACGGGCGGCCGCGCCACCGGTTGTGGCGGGTGCGCTGCAAACAGATTGTCACCGCCACAGGCGCTATCGAACGGCCGCTCTCTTTTGCGGGCAATGATATTCCCGGCGTCATGCTGGCCTCTGCTGTGCGCGACTATGTTGTAAATTTCGCGGTGTCGCCGGGAGATCGCACGGTGATTGTCACCAACAATGATGACGCTTATCGAACTGCGCTTTGCCTGTTAGAGGCAGGCCTTGAGGTGCCGCTGATCGTCGATGCACGGCCCGAAGGGGGCGGGGCCTTGATGGAGGCTGTGCAGGCTGCTGGCATTCGCGTGGCCCTCGGCCGTGGCATTGCGAAAGTTAAAGGCGGCAAGCGGGTCACCGGGGTGCAGATTTGCGCGCAAGCCGGTGAAGGCTCCGTGCTCGAAGAGGTCGCTTGTGATGTGGTGGCCATGTCTGGTGGCTGGTCGCCCGTGGTGCATCTGTGGTCCCATTGCGGTGGCAAGCTGATTTGGGACGCCGATCAAGCCATGTTCCGCCCCGATCCTGATCAACCGCCCTTGGGGGCAGATGGGGCCGGTTTTGTCAAAGTGGCAGGTCTGGCCAATGGGCATTTGCGCAGCGCGCCGGTGCTTGAGGATGCCGCCGAACAGGGCCGGGCGGCCGGGCGCGCCGCTGCTGGCAAGGCCCAAAAAGCGGCTGTGCCTGCGGCTGAGGATGCTGAAGAGGTGGCGCTTTCGCCGGTCTGGCTGATGCCGCAAGGAGCCAGCTATGCACTCCGCTCGAAGGCTTGGCTTGATTTCCAAAACGATGTGAAGGTCAGCGATGTGCAATTGGCCGCCCAAGAAGGGTTTGAAAGCGTTGAACATGCCAAACGATACACCACGCTTGGCATGGCGACAGATCAGGGAAAATTAAGCAATATTAATGGCCTTGCGATCCTGTCTAGATCGCTCAACGCGCCAATTCCAGATGTGGGTACCACCACCTTTCGCCCCCCTTACACGCCAATTTCTATGGCCTCGCTTGCGGGCGAAGCGCGGGGTGAGTTGTTTCAGCCGGTGCGCAAAACGCCGATGCATGCTTGGCATGACAGCCATGGGGCGGATTGGGAACCTGTGGGCGGCTGGCGCCGGCCCTATGCCTATCTGCGGGGCTCTGAAACTGTCGCACAGGCGGTTCAGCGAGAAGTGATCAATACCCGTGAGAAACTGGGACTTTTGGATGCCTCTACCCTTGGCAAAATCATTGTCAAAGGCCCGGATGCGGGAAAATTCCTCGACATGATGTATACAAATATGATGTCGAACCTAAAGCCGGGGCGCTGCCGCTATGGGCTCATGTGTTCGGAAAACGGCTTTTTGTCCGATGATGGTGTGGTGGCACGGATTGATGAGCAAACCTGGCTGTGCCACACCACCTCGGGCGGCGCAGATCGCATTCACGCCCATATGGAAGAATGGCTGCAAACCGAATGGTGGGACTGGAAGGTTTGGGTCGTCAATGTGACCGAGCAATTGGCTCAGGTTGCAGTTGTCGGCCCCAATGCTCGGAAACTTTTGGAAAAACTGGGCGGCATGGATGTTTCGGCGGAGCGCTTGCCCTTTATGGCCTGGGCCGACGGCACGATTGGCGGGATCGACTGCCGCGCTTATCGCATCTCTTTCTCGGGCGAGCTGTCCTATGAAATTGCGGTGCCGGCCAATCAAGGCATGGCGTTCTGGGAAATGCTCATGGAGGCGGGTGCCGAGTTTGGCGCAATGCCCTATGGCACGGAATGTTTGCACATCATGCGGGCTGAGAAGGGCTTTATCATGATTGGCGATGAAACCGACGGCACTGTGATCCCACAAGACTTGGGGCTGAGCTGGGCGATTTCCAAGAAGAAAGATGATTTCCTCGGCAAACGCGCGCAACAGCGCAGTTTCATGGACAATCCAGATCGTTGGCAATTGGTCGGTTTGGAGACTTTGGACGGCTCGGTGCTCGAAGATGGCGCCTACGCAATTGCACAGGGCAGCAATGCGAATGGGCAAGGCAATACCCAAGGCCGTGTCACCTCAACCTATTATTCCCCAACCCTCGGCAAGGGCATTGCCATGGGGCTGGTTCACAAAGGGCCGGAGCGGATGGGAGAGGTGATTTCCTTTACAAAAATTGGCGCCAGCCCCGTGCAGGCAAAAATAGTAAGCCCAGTGTTTTATGACCCAGAAGGGGAGAAAGCCAATGTCTGA
- a CDS encoding sarcosine oxidase subunit delta, with translation MLILNCPYCGCDKDETELSAGGEAHLKRFGPGASDAEFEGYLFGRVNPKGVHFERWRCASGCGKWFHAARCTATLEVFGTYKAQTLEPPQAIKDAISAKRPGWTWRDFS, from the coding sequence ATGCTCATCCTAAATTGCCCCTATTGCGGCTGCGACAAAGATGAAACGGAACTGTCTGCTGGCGGCGAGGCGCATTTGAAGCGCTTTGGACCTGGCGCCTCTGACGCAGAGTTTGAGGGCTATTTATTTGGCCGGGTAAACCCCAAAGGGGTGCATTTCGAGCGCTGGCGCTGTGCCTCTGGCTGCGGAAAATGGTTTCACGCCGCCCGCTGCACGGCAACGCTAGAGGTTTTTGGCACCTATAAGGCCCAGACCCTTGAGCCGCCTCAAGCCATTAAAGATGCGATCAGTGCCAAACGGCCCGGTTGGACTTGGAGGGATTTCTCATGA
- a CDS encoding sarcosine oxidase subunit beta family protein has translation MKRNSVFAVAREAMRQHSGWGRTWGNPEAKKAYDVVIIGAGGHGLATAYYLGKNFGITNVAVIEKGWLGGGNTGRNTTIIRSNYLQDPSAAIYEKARSLYETMSQDLNYNVMFSPRGVMMLAQTHHEVRGYQRTAHANSLQGVKTEFISPARVKELCPIMNIDGPRYPVLGALWQARGGSARHDAVAWGYARACTDMGMHILQKTEVTGITQSGGNVTGVDTSRGHIACKKLGMVVAGHASVVANMAGFQLPIESVPLQALVSEPIKPCMDVVVMANTVHGYMSQSDKGEMVIGGGTDAYNAYTQRGSFHHLEETVRALIETFPMVSRLKMLRHWGGIVDVTGDRSPILSKTPLGNTFINCGWGTGGFKAIPGSGWGFAELMAKGESPLTEQFGLDRFRAGRFIDESVAAGVAH, from the coding sequence ATGAAGCGAAATTCAGTCTTTGCTGTCGCGCGTGAGGCGATGCGTCAACACAGCGGTTGGGGCCGCACCTGGGGCAATCCCGAGGCCAAAAAGGCCTATGACGTGGTCATTATTGGCGCGGGGGGCCATGGTCTCGCCACGGCTTATTATCTGGGCAAGAATTTCGGCATCACCAATGTGGCTGTGATCGAAAAAGGCTGGCTGGGCGGTGGCAACACAGGGCGCAACACGACTATTATTCGCTCAAACTACCTGCAAGACCCTTCGGCGGCGATCTATGAAAAGGCGCGCTCTTTGTATGAAACGATGAGCCAAGATCTCAACTATAATGTGATGTTCAGCCCCCGCGGCGTGATGATGCTGGCGCAAACACATCATGAGGTGCGCGGATATCAACGCACAGCCCATGCCAATTCGCTGCAAGGTGTGAAGACGGAATTCATCTCACCTGCTCGGGTCAAAGAGCTTTGTCCGATCATGAATATCGACGGGCCGCGTTATCCGGTTTTAGGGGCGTTATGGCAAGCGCGCGGCGGCTCGGCGCGCCATGACGCGGTCGCCTGGGGTTATGCGCGCGCTTGTACCGATATGGGCATGCATATTTTGCAAAAAACCGAAGTGACCGGCATCACCCAATCTGGCGGTAATGTGACCGGTGTTGACACCAGCCGTGGTCATATCGCCTGTAAAAAGCTCGGCATGGTTGTGGCGGGACACGCCTCTGTGGTGGCCAATATGGCCGGCTTTCAATTGCCTATTGAATCTGTTCCGCTGCAGGCTTTGGTCAGCGAGCCGATCAAACCCTGCATGGATGTGGTTGTCATGGCCAATACGGTTCATGGCTATATGAGCCAATCGGACAAGGGCGAGATGGTGATTGGCGGTGGCACAGATGCTTATAATGCCTATACACAACGCGGCTCATTTCATCATCTAGAAGAGACTGTCCGGGCGTTGATTGAAACCTTCCCCATGGTGTCGCGCTTGAAGATGCTGCGGCATTGGGGCGGTATTGTCGATGTTACAGGGGACCGCTCACCCATTTTGAGCAAAACCCCGTTGGGCAACACCTTTATCAACTGCGGTTGGGGCACAGGCGGGTTCAAAGCTATTCCGGGATCTGGCTGGGGCTTTGCGGAGCTTATGGCCAAGGGGGAAAGCCCGCTTACGGAACAATTTGGTCTCGATCGCTTTCGCGCTGGGCGGTTTATTGATGAAAGCGTTGCGGCAGGGGTGGCGCACTGA
- the ccmI gene encoding c-type cytochrome biogenesis protein CcmI produces the protein MIFSAALFVLAVLLIGGVMLLQAQRAAVPVMRDVDVYAEQLRGLERDLAKGVLRDEEFAAMRAEIGRRMISAARASGHQPNPSAQDRGLWAFAGGSILACLLGAGLYSQIGAPSVPDSPIAERYAQSETLKANRLAQETAEARTPANDTATDPDYVQLVTELRAALEARPGDIQGHELLAKAESRLGNFTSAHQAQARVLELKGAEATADEWYAYAELLIMAADTYISREAETALREALRRDPNHKLALFRMGMYFDAIGRPDRTFGIWRKLLEAGPETAPYIPLIRRTITDLAQIAGVNYDPPAVKGPSAEDMQSAAEMSAEDRSAMIASMVTGLADRLATEGGPAPDWAQLIVAYGVLGETTSAREIFDEAVQVFASRPGDLEILQGAAQSAGIWP, from the coding sequence ATGATCTTTTCTGCTGCACTATTTGTTTTGGCGGTTCTATTGATCGGCGGGGTGATGCTGTTGCAGGCCCAGCGCGCAGCCGTGCCTGTTATGCGCGATGTCGATGTCTATGCCGAACAATTGCGCGGATTGGAGCGCGACTTGGCCAAAGGCGTGTTGCGCGATGAGGAATTTGCGGCCATGCGCGCGGAAATTGGCCGCCGCATGATTTCAGCGGCCCGCGCATCGGGCCATCAGCCCAATCCGAGCGCACAAGACCGTGGGTTATGGGCTTTTGCGGGCGGCAGTATTCTGGCCTGTCTGTTGGGCGCGGGCCTTTATAGCCAAATCGGCGCGCCCTCTGTGCCCGATAGCCCTATCGCGGAACGCTATGCGCAGTCTGAGACCCTAAAAGCAAATAGATTAGCTCAAGAGACAGCGGAGGCGCGCACGCCTGCCAATGACACCGCCACGGACCCGGACTATGTGCAATTGGTCACTGAACTGCGCGCGGCTTTGGAGGCGCGGCCAGGGGATATCCAGGGCCATGAACTCTTGGCAAAAGCCGAATCGCGATTGGGCAATTTTACCAGTGCGCATCAAGCGCAAGCGCGGGTTTTGGAGCTCAAGGGCGCTGAGGCCACCGCAGATGAATGGTATGCCTACGCGGAATTGCTGATCATGGCGGCTGATACCTATATCTCTCGTGAGGCCGAAACTGCCCTGCGCGAGGCCCTGCGGCGTGATCCCAACCACAAGCTGGCGCTGTTTCGCATGGGCATGTATTTCGACGCTATTGGCCGGCCCGATCGCACCTTTGGCATTTGGCGCAAATTGCTGGAGGCCGGACCAGAAACTGCCCCCTACATCCCGCTGATCCGGCGCACCATCACAGATTTGGCACAAATCGCTGGGGTTAATTATGACCCGCCGGCCGTCAAAGGCCCAAGCGCGGAAGATATGCAATCTGCCGCTGAAATGAGTGCAGAAGACCGCAGCGCGATGATTGCCTCCATGGTGACAGGCCTCGCTGATCGCCTCGCCACTGAGGGTGGACCCGCCCCCGATTGGGCGCAACTTATCGTCGCCTATGGGGTCTTGGGCGAGACGACGAGCGCGCGCGAGATCTTTGACGAGGCCGTGCAAGTCTTTGCATCCCGCCCCGGTGATCTCGAAATCCTGCAAGGCGCAGCGCAATCGGCTGGCATCTGGCCATGA
- the ruvX gene encoding Holliday junction resolvase RuvX has product MICEDIGDLMTQARAGSSWMGLDLGTKTIGVAVSDRLLSSATPLHTIRRVKFSKDAEALLQIISDREIGAIILGLPRNMDGSEGPRCQSTRAFVRNLARLTDLPIGYWDERLSTVAAERALLEADTSRKRRAEVIDHVAAGYILQGALDRARHIRTVT; this is encoded by the coding sequence ATGATCTGTGAGGACATCGGCGATCTTATGACCCAGGCGCGCGCTGGCAGCTCTTGGATGGGTCTGGATCTTGGCACAAAAACGATTGGCGTGGCGGTCTCTGATCGTCTCCTGAGCTCTGCAACCCCTTTGCACACGATACGGCGGGTAAAGTTTTCCAAGGATGCCGAAGCTTTGCTGCAGATTATTTCGGACCGAGAAATCGGTGCGATCATCTTGGGCCTGCCGCGCAATATGGACGGATCAGAAGGCCCGCGCTGCCAATCCACCCGGGCCTTTGTCCGCAATCTCGCGCGCTTGACCGATCTGCCGATTGGCTATTGGGATGAACGCCTATCCACTGTGGCCGCCGAGCGGGCCTTGCTGGAGGCGGATACGTCTCGCAAACGTCGCGCCGAAGTCATAGATCACGTCGCGGCAGGTTATATCTTACAAGGCGCTCTAGATCGTGCGCGACATATTCGGACGGTGACATGA